The following coding sequences are from one Zonotrichia albicollis isolate bZonAlb1 chromosome 13, bZonAlb1.hap1, whole genome shotgun sequence window:
- the COX4I1 gene encoding cytochrome c oxidase subunit 4 isoform 1, mitochondrial, producing the protein MLASRVFSLVGRRSISTSLCLRAHGHGVVKAEDYTLPVYMDRRDVPLPEVAFVRDLSAQQRALKEKEKASWSALSAEEKVELYRIKFNESYAEMKKGTNEWKTVLGGVLFFLGLTGVILIWQKHFMYGAVPHTFSDEWVSAQTKRMLDMRVNPVQGITAQWDFDKNEWKK; encoded by the exons atgTTGGCTTCCAGAGTGTTCAGCCTGGTCGGGAGGAGATCCATCTCCACCTCCCTGTGCCTCAGGGCACATGGACACG GCGTGGTGAAGGCCGAGGATTACACCCTCCCCGTGTACATGGACCGGCGGGACGTGCCGCTGCCCGAGGTGGCGTTTGTGCGGGACCTGTCGGCGCAGCAGCGCGCGctcaaggagaaggagaaggcgTCCTGGAGCGCCCTGTCTGCTGAGGAGAAGGTGGAAC tgtaTCGGATAAAGTTCAACGAGTCCTATGCAGAGATGAAGAAAGGGACAAACGAGTGGAAAACCGTCCTGGGGGGAGTTCTGTTCTTCCTTGGCCTCACTGGAGTCATCCTCATCTGGCAGAAGCACTTCA TGTACGGCGCTGTCCCTCACACCTTCTCTGACGAGTGGGTCTCAGCTCAGACCAAGAGGATGTTGGACATGAGGGTGAACCCCGTGCAGGGCATCACAGCCCAGTGGGATTTTGACAAGAACGAATGGAAGAAATAA
- the LOC141730746 gene encoding dual specificity protein phosphatase 22-B-like isoform X1: protein MDLGAWFGMAWAVWCQVSILVLLELIPTTSCTTFLVPSESSLSFLSSPRLSPASTWGIFVDMTYLCIPASDSSSQNLLQHFKESIQFIHECRLAGGGCLVHWIPSLTGSSRPSLAGVSRSSTLLVAYLMTVTELGWQSCLAATRAVRSYASPNPGFQQQLQEYESTLLHEYRAWIRREYGRNPFQDQEELQRLLGQHPGDRD from the exons ATGGATTTGGGTGCTTGGTTTGGCATGGCCTGGGCAGTTTGGTGCCAGGTGTCCATCCTGGTCCTGCTGGAGCTCATTCCCACCACATCATGTACCACATTCCTGGTGCCATCTGAatcctctctctcctttttgtCATCTCCCAGATTGTCACCGGCCTCTACCTGGGGAATATTCGTG GACATGACCTATCTGTGTATCCCAGCCTCGGATTCATCCAGTCAAAACCT gctgcagcactTCAAGGAGAGCATCCAGTTCATCCACGAGTGCCGGCTCGCAGGGGGAGGCTGCCTGGTGCACTG GATCCCCTCCCTGACGGGCTCCTCCCGGCCCAGCCTGGCCGGGGTGTCCCGCAGCAGCACCCTGCTGGTGGCATACCTGATGACGgtgacagagctgggctggcagagctgcctggctgCCACCAGGGCCGTCCGCTCCTACGCCAGCCCCAACCCCggcttccagcagcagctgcaggagtacgAGAGCACCCTGCTCCACGAG TACCGCGCCTGGATCCGCCGGGAGTACGGCAGGAATCCCTTCCAGgaccaggaggagctgcagcgcctgctggggcagcacccCGGGGACAGGGATTGA
- the LOC141730746 gene encoding dual specificity protein phosphatase 22-A-like isoform X3: protein MDLGAWFGMAWAVWCQVSILVLLELIPTTSCTTFLVPSESSLSFLSSPRLSPASTWGIFVDMTYLCIPASDSSSQNLLQHFKESIQFIHECRLAGGGCLVHCTLLVAYLMTVTELGWQSCLAATRAVRSYASPNPGFQQQLQEYESTLLHEYRAWIRREYGRNPFQDQEELQRLLGQHPGDRD, encoded by the exons ATGGATTTGGGTGCTTGGTTTGGCATGGCCTGGGCAGTTTGGTGCCAGGTGTCCATCCTGGTCCTGCTGGAGCTCATTCCCACCACATCATGTACCACATTCCTGGTGCCATCTGAatcctctctctcctttttgtCATCTCCCAGATTGTCACCGGCCTCTACCTGGGGAATATTCGTG GACATGACCTATCTGTGTATCCCAGCCTCGGATTCATCCAGTCAAAACCT gctgcagcactTCAAGGAGAGCATCCAGTTCATCCACGAGTGCCGGCTCGCAGGGGGAGGCTGCCTGGTGCACTG CACCCTGCTGGTGGCATACCTGATGACGgtgacagagctgggctggcagagctgcctggctgCCACCAGGGCCGTCCGCTCCTACGCCAGCCCCAACCCCggcttccagcagcagctgcaggagtacgAGAGCACCCTGCTCCACGAG TACCGCGCCTGGATCCGCCGGGAGTACGGCAGGAATCCCTTCCAGgaccaggaggagctgcagcgcctgctggggcagcacccCGGGGACAGGGATTGA
- the LOC141730746 gene encoding dual specificity protein phosphatase 22-A-like isoform X4, with protein sequence MGTGMSKIVTGLYLGNIRDSEDHENLQSKGVTHILSVHSGAKPVLEDMTYLCIPASDSSSQNLLQHFKESIQFIHECRLAGGGCLVHCLAGVSRSSTLLVAYLMTVTELGWQSCLAATRAVRSYASPNPGFQQQLQEYESTLLHEYRAWIRREYGRNPFQDQEELQRLLGQHPGDRD encoded by the exons ATGGGGACTGGAATGAGCAAG ATTGTCACCGGCCTCTACCTGGGGAATATTCGTG ACTCTGAGGACCACGAGAACCTGCAGAGCAAGGGGGTGACCCACATCCTGTCCGTCCACAGCGGCGCCAAGCCCGTGCTGGAG GACATGACCTATCTGTGTATCCCAGCCTCGGATTCATCCAGTCAAAACCT gctgcagcactTCAAGGAGAGCATCCAGTTCATCCACGAGTGCCGGCTCGCAGGGGGAGGCTGCCTGGTGCACTG CCTGGCCGGGGTGTCCCGCAGCAGCACCCTGCTGGTGGCATACCTGATGACGgtgacagagctgggctggcagagctgcctggctgCCACCAGGGCCGTCCGCTCCTACGCCAGCCCCAACCCCggcttccagcagcagctgcaggagtacgAGAGCACCCTGCTCCACGAG TACCGCGCCTGGATCCGCCGGGAGTACGGCAGGAATCCCTTCCAGgaccaggaggagctgcagcgcctgctggggcagcacccCGGGGACAGGGATTGA
- the LOC141730746 gene encoding uncharacterized protein LOC141730746 isoform X5, giving the protein MDLGAWFGMAWAVWCQVSILVLLELIPTTSCTTFLVPSESSLSFLSSPRLSPASTWGIFVDMTYLCIPASDSSSQNLLQHFKESIQFIHECRLAGGGCLVHCTAPGSAGSTAGIPSRTRRSCSACWGSTPGTGIDPGSPPQLPPCPLRAVQVAMMVALMVAAGG; this is encoded by the exons ATGGATTTGGGTGCTTGGTTTGGCATGGCCTGGGCAGTTTGGTGCCAGGTGTCCATCCTGGTCCTGCTGGAGCTCATTCCCACCACATCATGTACCACATTCCTGGTGCCATCTGAatcctctctctcctttttgtCATCTCCCAGATTGTCACCGGCCTCTACCTGGGGAATATTCGTG GACATGACCTATCTGTGTATCCCAGCCTCGGATTCATCCAGTCAAAACCT gctgcagcactTCAAGGAGAGCATCCAGTTCATCCACGAGTGCCGGCTCGCAGGGGGAGGCTGCCTGGTGCACTG TACCGCGCCTGGATCCGCCGGGAGTACGGCAGGAATCCCTTCCAGgaccaggaggagctgcagcgcctgctggggcagcacccCGGGGACAGGGATTGATCCTGGCTCCCCTCCTCAGCTCCCACCTTGTCCCCTCCGTGCCGTGCAGGTGGCAATGATGGTGGCACTGATGGTGGCAGCAGGTGGATGA
- the LOC141730746 gene encoding dual specificity protein phosphatase 22-A-like isoform X2 translates to MDLGAWFGMAWAVWCQVSILVLLELIPTTSCTTFLVPSESSLSFLSSPRLSPASTWGIFVDMTYLCIPASDSSSQNLLQHFKESIQFIHECRLAGGGCLVHCLAGVSRSSTLLVAYLMTVTELGWQSCLAATRAVRSYASPNPGFQQQLQEYESTLLHEYRAWIRREYGRNPFQDQEELQRLLGQHPGDRD, encoded by the exons ATGGATTTGGGTGCTTGGTTTGGCATGGCCTGGGCAGTTTGGTGCCAGGTGTCCATCCTGGTCCTGCTGGAGCTCATTCCCACCACATCATGTACCACATTCCTGGTGCCATCTGAatcctctctctcctttttgtCATCTCCCAGATTGTCACCGGCCTCTACCTGGGGAATATTCGTG GACATGACCTATCTGTGTATCCCAGCCTCGGATTCATCCAGTCAAAACCT gctgcagcactTCAAGGAGAGCATCCAGTTCATCCACGAGTGCCGGCTCGCAGGGGGAGGCTGCCTGGTGCACTG CCTGGCCGGGGTGTCCCGCAGCAGCACCCTGCTGGTGGCATACCTGATGACGgtgacagagctgggctggcagagctgcctggctgCCACCAGGGCCGTCCGCTCCTACGCCAGCCCCAACCCCggcttccagcagcagctgcaggagtacgAGAGCACCCTGCTCCACGAG TACCGCGCCTGGATCCGCCGGGAGTACGGCAGGAATCCCTTCCAGgaccaggaggagctgcagcgcctgctggggcagcacccCGGGGACAGGGATTGA